Proteins co-encoded in one Gracilimonas sp. genomic window:
- a CDS encoding SPOR domain-containing protein: MIKYFSFLTLLLFVVVSCSTTEQAVNDTIENARENFRSENEKLVSNLNLESYRTQLSDAYAYRENKIPDGFNQIKVQQEVEKDLYEGYRVQIYSGQSVVQADTMAANFRAWADTTIVGYQPDTYTFFRTPYYRVHVGDFHERDRAILFSNIVKRYFRDAWVVYDRVNPTRVPADTTEIKTQ; encoded by the coding sequence ATGATAAAATACTTCAGCTTTCTTACACTGCTACTTTTTGTGGTTGTCTCCTGCTCTACTACCGAGCAGGCTGTCAATGATACCATTGAAAATGCAAGAGAAAATTTCAGGTCAGAGAATGAGAAGCTTGTCTCTAACCTCAATCTGGAAAGTTATCGTACCCAGCTTTCTGATGCCTATGCATACCGGGAGAATAAAATTCCGGATGGCTTTAACCAGATTAAGGTTCAGCAAGAAGTAGAAAAAGATTTATACGAAGGCTATCGGGTGCAAATTTATTCCGGGCAAAGCGTGGTACAGGCAGATACGATGGCGGCAAACTTTCGCGCCTGGGCCGATACCACTATTGTAGGTTATCAGCCGGATACTTATACCTTCTTCCGTACTCCTTATTATCGAGTACATGTAGGTGATTTTCATGAACGGGACCGTGCTATTCTATTTTCCAATATCGTAAAACGATACTTCAGAGATGCCTGGGTGGTTTACGACCGCGTAAATCCCACCCGCGTACCGGCCGATACCACCGAGATTAAAACCCAATAG
- a CDS encoding aldehyde dehydrogenase family protein: MSDTRIDVKKTYKMYLGGNFPRSESGRTYKVYDGDKNLLANACQGSRKDFRDAVKIARGAFNGWSSRSAYNRGQILYRIAEMLEDRRDQFMKELGPIGFKTAEAEADINASIDRLIYYAGWADKYQQVFGSINPVASSHFNFSLLEPTGVVAAFAPEKSPLLGLVSVIAPIIVGGNTCVVLASEEYPLPAISFAEVLNSSDVPGGVVNILTGFREELSEHFSTHMDVNAMVYTDKLPQEMKKSIDENASLNVKRIVNKPIDDWYSEEAQSPYFLTNFQETKTTWHPVGF, from the coding sequence ATGTCTGACACAAGAATTGACGTAAAGAAAACCTATAAGATGTATCTGGGCGGAAATTTTCCCCGCTCGGAATCCGGTCGTACTTATAAAGTTTATGACGGCGACAAAAACCTGCTGGCGAATGCCTGTCAGGGTTCAAGAAAAGACTTCCGCGATGCCGTAAAGATTGCCCGTGGCGCTTTTAACGGATGGAGTTCGCGCAGTGCCTACAACCGCGGACAGATTCTCTACCGCATTGCGGAGATGCTGGAAGACCGTCGTGATCAATTCATGAAAGAACTCGGCCCTATCGGTTTTAAAACGGCCGAGGCTGAAGCTGATATCAATGCCTCCATCGACCGCCTTATTTACTATGCCGGCTGGGCCGATAAATATCAGCAGGTTTTTGGCTCGATAAACCCGGTTGCGAGTTCACACTTTAACTTCAGTTTACTGGAGCCCACCGGTGTGGTAGCCGCTTTCGCTCCTGAAAAGAGCCCGCTTTTAGGCTTGGTTTCCGTCATTGCTCCGATCATTGTTGGAGGGAATACATGTGTAGTGCTTGCCTCAGAAGAATATCCCCTTCCCGCCATCAGCTTTGCTGAGGTGTTGAATTCTTCGGACGTACCGGGAGGTGTGGTAAACATACTTACCGGATTTCGTGAAGAATTATCGGAACATTTCAGTACCCATATGGATGTAAATGCCATGGTATATACTGATAAATTACCCCAGGAAATGAAGAAGAGTATTGATGAAAATGCTTCACTGAACGTGAAACGTATTGTAAATAAACCTATTGATGACTGGTATTCGGAAGAGGCTCAGTCTCCGTATTTCCTTACCAATTTCCAGGAAACGAAAACAACTTGGCACCCGGTTGGATTTTAA
- a CDS encoding PP2C family protein-serine/threonine phosphatase: MGLKNEAQSGYGTKKFYQEYVSGMSRERFSKELTADTERLKLVYKEAVEDIERQQGQQLPGHIKMLRLFSDLAQRLNPTRRLIFGLGSVSFVAYYVLNFLDIIQYFLIGDLLLPFSFLSMFMLLLIELLEKSDVQKEIDLAREIQLSLLPGTSLSKDNLEVYSFAHTAKEVGGDYLDVIETEKGTYVVIADVSGKGLSAALYMVRLQALVNLIIEKDHPSPKELFLQLNNYIKSNSKDKTFVTGCAAFFPNDEDHFEYIRAGHNIPIYYNKERDTTFKLKANGFALGMASTKLLDKNLEVKKFHFKPGDSVLFYTDGLNESRNERDEEYGEERIESLMEIYGSLHAKTIIGKVQSSLEAFIGSVSPLDDVTFTCVHRPEK, from the coding sequence TTGGGTTTAAAAAACGAAGCACAGTCCGGCTACGGCACAAAGAAATTTTATCAGGAATATGTCTCCGGAATGAGTCGGGAAAGATTCTCGAAAGAACTCACGGCCGATACTGAACGCCTGAAGTTGGTTTATAAAGAAGCTGTCGAAGACATTGAGCGGCAGCAGGGACAGCAGCTTCCCGGGCACATCAAAATGCTGCGGTTGTTTTCTGATCTCGCCCAACGCCTCAACCCCACACGTCGCCTTATCTTTGGATTGGGTTCTGTAAGTTTTGTAGCCTATTACGTGCTCAACTTCCTGGATATCATACAGTATTTCCTGATTGGTGACCTGCTGCTTCCCTTTAGTTTTCTAAGCATGTTCATGCTGCTTTTAATTGAGCTTCTGGAGAAATCGGATGTGCAAAAAGAGATCGATTTGGCCCGGGAAATTCAGCTTAGCTTGCTTCCGGGAACATCCCTAAGTAAAGATAATCTTGAAGTATATTCATTTGCACATACGGCCAAGGAGGTCGGTGGAGACTACCTGGATGTGATCGAAACGGAAAAAGGAACCTACGTTGTGATAGCAGACGTTTCAGGTAAAGGGCTCAGTGCCGCCCTGTATATGGTTCGGCTACAGGCCTTGGTGAATTTGATTATCGAAAAGGATCATCCATCCCCTAAAGAGCTCTTTCTTCAGCTGAACAACTACATCAAAAGCAACAGCAAGGATAAAACCTTTGTTACCGGGTGTGCCGCCTTCTTCCCCAACGATGAGGACCATTTTGAGTATATCCGGGCCGGGCATAACATCCCTATCTACTACAACAAGGAACGCGACACTACTTTCAAACTGAAGGCCAACGGTTTTGCTTTGGGTATGGCCTCAACCAAGCTTCTGGATAAGAACCTCGAAGTGAAGAAATTTCATTTTAAACCCGGCGACTCTGTTCTATTCTACACAGACGGGCTCAATGAATCACGAAACGAGCGGGATGAAGAATACGGAGAAGAGCGCATCGAATCCCTGATGGAAATCTACGGCTCCCTTCACGCCAAAACCATTATCGGCAAAGTACAATCCTCATTGGAGGCCTTTATAGGCTCCGTAAGCCCCTTGGACGATGTAACTTTTACCTGTGTACATCGGCCTGAGAAGTAG